AGACTGAGGTACCTTCATATAGTAGTAATGATATAGAACAAGAAGCGAGGACGATGACGCAGTGATatcaaataatatgaaaagttttttttgacGACGCGTCATGTGCTCAGAACGTAAAGATGTATGAATAGGACGTTACTGCTGCAAATGCATGCtgagcaatctgaggtactttCATATAGTAGTAATAGTATAGAAGCCGTTTCTGGGGCACATGTGTACCTACGTATCTATATAACTCAATTTCTATTGGGTGATTCTGTTATTATACCTTATCAACACTGGAAATTTCAAATGTCGTAACGTAACTTTTCAAGAGACCCAATTCATATCTTGGAATCTGCTTACCTATCCTATTAAGACGaatcttaaaataatagtttccAAATAAGTTTGTCTATGTTAACATATTAACTAAATATGAATAGTTGCTTTAGAAAATAGAGCCCCTTACGCCAAAAATGTTTTAGCTAATCGGTAGGTAAAGATGCCGTCAGAATAATGATTTATGTTGTTTATACTTGGTACTAACACTAACAGTACCTTTAATTCAAAGTAGCATGTCTTTTTGGTGCCAGCAACAACAGTTACAATAAAGGCATTTGAAAATTACTGAGACATATACGAaatctataagtacctacctaatatgaACTATTTTATCTAAACCTTAGGAAGTTAATGACAAGGTATTTTCAGCTCATAACTTCATTACAAAGACCCGTATCAAGATTTCAATAGATCATGTCtaggctatattatattataggcTGATAGAGATTTTTTCTGATTTCTATGCAGTATTTAATGTACTTACGACAAAATGTCCCTTACGACAacatttgaaattttcagtgTAATATGACCATGGTCGTGGGTACTTAACAACTTTTTTcaactcccgtgttgttattcgtcatttacagtgtcgtgcatagatcgttataaccatcgatttaaacttgtagtttagatcgatggttataaccctacataaaagatgcccgcccccgcccggcgccccgcgcactcacgcatacgatatagctcttaataGCTTGGTCAACGAGCGAttctagggttgtaaatagaaaaaaaaccaaatgttttttttcagaattatgaaaaaaaaccgaccaccttggttttttgtaaatatggttttttttcagatgaacaaataatacgacaataacggtttttcgtgagttgtaacgtgtttcaataacaataacgtacattttaattcagtatacaaacgtttattggggaatccccgatgcagcgtggagcgtggagaggcggtggtgttgccaacagtaaatagtgataactacaaactacagatttcgtaaatgttacttttataagaccagaaattaacgttatttgattaaattcgtttaatagttaacattaagtctaaaaaagtattaactactttgcaaattttgagatttcgtactttaaaaaaaaaacatactccagaaaaaaaactgttttttttcacggttatttttcatgttttttttcaagccagaaaaaaaaccgtttttttacaaccctaagcgattctagatggaatggccgaaagcagaaagtttcactacgggatgttgttagggatagtcaggagacatacatactaaaagtcttcggactttggacgtgagctcgaagagggggcaattaaaaaggtcccattttttggttttttgctcatatttcaaaaactatgcgtcatacgaaattttggtttactacactttgaaagcttataaaattctctataactttgatctagaaactttttttctattcttaaccattgtctaggtatgagctcctaaaaactgttaattttttttaaatcgtcccccccccccactttttgcttcatagattgctccatatcttgaaaaatatttatcttagacaaaagttttcttaaaaaatcttgtagatcagtcaaatacctttcataataattatgtgtacatatgcttctgtgtcatgtaccgttgaataattatacgactttaaaacgaaatgaaacaacaaatgtatgtgataaacgtgtaaaatatgtatttcatgaacatgattgtattacgatgctgtataaatgcattcacacaataggtaacaatacaattagctgtacataaaggacttctcacacccacatctaccactactaccatctgtggtgcaccggcaaaatattaacttcagtatttcttccggagcagctggtactttggtttgcacaggaatcagtaagttgctttcgttccgtgcccatccccattcatcatcctccttgcgttatcccggcatttgccatggctcatgggagcctggggtccactttgacaactaatcccaagatttggcgtaggcactagttttacgaaagcgactgccatctgactttccaacccgaagggtaactaggacttattggaattagtccggtttcctcacgatgttttccttcaccgaaaagagactggcaaatgtcaaatgacatttcgcatataagttcAGAATAAAGTCATTGgcacgagccgggttcgaaccggGTAAAATAATGTCAATCAATGTTCAACAGTTCTCAACTTAAGTTTATTTTGAGTGAGTGTTTGAGTGCTGAAGTATCCGATGCGTCCTCCGGCTGCTTACTGCTGTTCTGTGATCTTGTGTTTCTTATCGTGAACTAAAAGCGTAGGTACCAGTATTTCACAGTTTCGACTACTTGTCGACTTTATGCAAAAGTAAGTACATATCTCCTTTAAATAGGCATTTCAAtgatgtataattataattactttAAATTGTACTACAGTCGCCCTAGTTTATTATGATGAAATATTTTAGTTTCAAGTGGCTAACAAAGTATTCTATGtatatgtttattctattctattctaagtacCCTTTGCCTTTGTATTAACAGGCGCAATGATGACCTCTGCAAGCCAAGTGACCTTAGCTTCTCATATTCGGcttgttatttttttgtttacgtcATACCTAGGCAGCCTTCGCTAGCATATCCCAAATAATGCCTTTTTGACATTATTTCCATAAATAATGAtaagaaaatatactttatCGCGAGTTCTAATAAGATTTCACGCTCCAAAATGCCAGTGAAATAGATTACTACAGTCGATAACGTATTGCTCGATAGCGTATGTCAAAAATGTGACTCATGGTACCGATTTCTATAGGCAGCCGTTACAAACGTAGTCGCTAGCGAGCTAAGTAAAATACCTATCGAAAAGTAATCGCTAGCGTTGAACTCATACTGCCGATTTTTAGTTCCACGAGTGACCGCCGACGGCGCTGTACTATTCTCCATAGAAATCTTTTACGCAGACGCTAGCGAGTATCGACTGCGTAAACTCATGGTAATGATACTGTATTCGTcaagtaaaaacctttttttacgttaaaatttgatttaaagtagAATAGTAGTAGAAAATTTTTAAGAGTTAGGACATAATTGTAACTTAAGCTGTTATTTTTAGTTCTTACCTCCGAAACTATTAAGTTAGTTGTATCAGTATACCACACTTTTCCTCCCTCGCTAatataccaatgacttttttctgaacttatgtgcgaaatgtcatttgatatttgccagtcgcttttcggtgaaggaaaacatcgtgaagaaaccggactaattccaataagtcctagttacccttcgggttggaaagtcagatggcagtcgctttcgtaaaactagtgcctacgccaaatcttgggattagttgtcaaagtggaccccaggctcccatgagccgtagcaaatgccgggataacgcaaggaggatgatgaatggggatgggcacggaacgaaagcaacttactgattcctgtgcaaaccaaagtaccagctgctccggaataaatactgaagttaatattttgccggtgtaccacagattgtagtagtagtagtagatgagggtgtgagaaggcctttatgtacagctaattgtattgttacctgttgtgtgaatgcatttatacagcatcgtaatacaatcatgttcatgaaatacatattttacacgtttatcacatacatttgttgtttcatttcgttttaaagtcgtataattattcaacggtacatgacacagaagcatatgtacacatattatgaaaggtatttgaatgatctacaagattttttaagaaaaattttgtctaagataaataattttcaagatatggagcaatgtatgaagcaaaaagttgggggggggggacgatttttaaaaaactaaCATTTTTTAGGAGttcatacctagataatggttaagaatagaaaaaaagtttctagatcaaagttatagagaattttataagctttcaaagtgtagtaaattaaaatttcgtatgacgcacagtttttgaaatatgagcaaaaaaccaaaaaatgggacctttttcatccccccctcttcgagctcacgtcagTATGTATGGCTCCTGACTATCCctaacatcccgtagtgaaactttctgcttttggccattccacctagaccccccttttgagcattcattgactgatctatCATTAGCATTGTTAGCAagcctttaatggatatagcgtgggtgcgcggggcgccgggggatgccggcggcgcgggggagtgcgagcgacagggtgaggcaggaacagaggggaggccgatgcgtcaaaatacatgaaatagtgcgaatttaaaaaacgaaagttattctagaaaactattaaaaagtaagtaagtgcatggtcgcagaaaaagtattgtatgcaacggtgtttaactgagtcaaaaaatactcctGGCGTccttattaacaattttcggcttcgcctcaaattattactcacgccactcgtcttttttgacctcacttaaacgccagttgcataaaatactattattgtgGATTTAACCCCGAAATGACGACAAAAGATATGCTTTCTCATAAGTTTCGCTGAATCacctatttgtttttgttttctatTGAGCATGATGAAGATATTTCATGATATtgttacttttatttattatgtactgtattaaagtatttttcttacacaagccataaatatttaggtacttacagtCAAAAGCCaagtaataaattaagtttCCGACGCAAAAACTTTTGAATTCTAGTAAAACTCTCTTTGTTGAATCAAAAATGTCTTTGTCAAAAATGCATAATagatagatttatatatttaaaaaaaggtgTGTATTACACACTTATTCTTCTTATTGcctacctactatatttttttggcattataaTGCGCCGCAATTTTGATGTGTCGTTTTACTGTATAAACTGTATAAAGTTATTCTTACTTACGAAATCAAAGCAATGCGAATGAGtaaaacttaattataatatatacgtagtaatttataatgtatataaGTGGCCAAGAGCAAGTAGGGAAATGATTTTTCCCTGTAATTTTTGGACATACCTAAGATGGTTTACGttatttgtaagtatttattaCTTGAAAAAAATGTAATGTGCTCTAAACGCCTGTTTCTTTTATCAGGTAGCATGGTGTATTTTTCAGTGCAGGTTTCCATAAATTCATGCCTACATGGATTTTAAATGTTATgtattaacaataaataaatcaattttatgtaaaattgcattttatttaaatcaagAGATATTTATTATCACTGATAGGAAATAATAGCTCATAATTATTAATGCTTAATAAATGGCTATTTTTTAAGAAAGTAAATTTCCTTACCTAAGCTCTTTCTATTTTAATAGGCCCAAAAATgtgttacaatttatttattactatttttttatgtaaagaacttccaaattttaaaacatactGGGCCAAGCTATaggaacaaaaacaaaaaatacaaaaagaaacaccctcgccggggttcgaacccaggacaAATTGGAACAATAAATTGGATTACCTACTACCAAGAACCGCTAGGCTAAACCGGTTGTCTGCTATACATTTAGCGCGCCACTAGTATAAACGAACTTTTCAAGGGGACATATTTCTGTATGGAGTTATCGTTCttctcctagtgagtattatattctttgctcCATAGTATGATAATATCATCAAGCGATGATTGCCAACattacgacacaaaaaaaatgctatcaaatcaaaatgacatcTATTATTAACAGTACTAAAGTCCACTATATTTTGGTAGCAAAAATACATAGATAATAGAGTTTCATATATCCTTAGTCTATGGCCTGACCATAGCCTGACCTACGTGTTTTTTTATAGTCACGTTCATTTAAAGTTCAAAGTAAAGCAATAGGTAGTAAAGTAAAATGGTGTTTACGTGAAAGAATATTAGTATAAACAATTACCTGTTTCAATATCTCGTTTATTTATATGACACATTGAATTATGTCTATGTTACAATCAAATGTTGAGCCTTCATGGCAGTGGGGAACCAACGCCGAATACATCAATGATCCCCTAGCAGgtaatgtttatatacttatttcaATGTAATGgcttctaatgaacacaagttaaattataatctactgaaaatatttcaacttgtgctgtcttaaagtagtcacactactatgtatataaattaaaaccgaaaataaattacacatatgaaagaaaaagtgaccaagtcctctggtgcctgaggctggagaggacttggtcactttttctttcatatgtgtaatttattttcgGTTTTAATCAATGTAATGGCGTTTAATTGTTAGTTACTTTTAACATGGAGGATCTCAACAAGTTTCTTTCTTCATTTTCTAGTGATTTATCACGAGGGCCAGTGGACTTTGAGTAAAGTTTCTCCTTTAAACAACTTACAATACAACAGAGTGAAGCTCAAGCAATATGCGTCTAAAATTCGACTAGCGCTGGTCAGTAGCGTGTCTGCGAAGTCTTCTGTCAACTATGCGGTGCAGTTTGATCAGCAATCTCTATTAAAGTACTGTGAAGATGATGCTGACGCTTTAAAGGTAAGTTTTGGATAATCCAGGCTCAAGTTAATAATGCctagccataaaattttatatcATTCTCACTAAATAAACACCATGCTTTTTTAAACAGTACACCATTGAAAGTGTTGTCTTCATCAACTACTTTTAACACTGCATAGTTTTCAAATGAGAACAAAAACTGCATTTGTATAGGAAGGTGAAATTCAGCTGAACTTACTgtgtatatttaaaatgttgcaCATTTTACCTATGGTAATCCCAACTTATccttcatattattaaattaaaatggtcATTTTATATTTCACCCAaggtttcggacatgacattatgtCCGTGGTCACAGGTAGACTgactgggagttgtatcaacatcttctagctgtacttTTCGAACTACCTGCTCTTGATTGTCATTAGTCACTTTTatgctagggttgccactctgcctacatacaacactcatgACATCTGATTGTATGGGCCCAGAAAATTTCTCATGTTTATACTTGCTGATCACTGGATTCCATGAAGATAAAATCCCTTATgaaaatcccttgcccttcattttgattgaaattatgtgtatgatgtttcctgatttcaatcgcttcacatactttcctgctatagtaaagatgttcagttgaaaggactgggattatgcagttcaatccagtggtttggtcctgACTCCAGCAAATGCTCAGCAACCGCAGACTCGCAATTTATCCTTGTTTGTTGTATAATTAAAcacaaataattaatatttcagATAAATATAGAAACAACAACGAACAGTGGCAAGACAAAGATGGCATATACTGGGATCTTGATGTCCTGGGGGGTCAGCAGTGGTCCTGAAGGCACCATTCACTTGCCATACATGCTGGAGCGGGGAGAGAGAAAAATCGCAGAGGTTGTTAAAATCTGCTTACAAAAGATATTTGACTGCAATATAAAACCATTGAGTTTTACACAggtaataatattttcttttgttataaccataaattaaatataagtttgATGCAACACTGTATTTAACCTTTGCTCTACTGGACAAATAAACTTTGTTGCTTGATGACAAAGGGTGTTTTGACTAGTTAGCCATATAAATATGTTGCAATATTAAtgacaaagtgggatgtttcacttaatcaagagtgaacaggcatcttctgggcgagctcactcgatcgtaggccacgtctttgcctttggcagGTCTGTGTCCAAGACTAAgcctatttataaaaaaaaaacacatattttgttTAATCTTAGTTTGCTAAATCTGCTAAAGAGGAAACCCACCAGCATCAGTTTACTGGCAGGGAATGAGATAATCAAGCACAGATTTGTACGCAATAGGTACTCAAATCAAAGAATTTGATCTTCTCTTATTTCAGTCTCAGCTGCTAATGTTTGGCTTCAGTTTTGTGGAGTGCGCATCAGCAAGGGGCACTGACCCTTTTGTCCTGTCCTACACCACTCCAGGAGCAGTTGACATCAAGGACAAACTGGATCTTCGGTTTGAAGTTGGCGACGTACACTACATGTGGAATGCGTAAGTGGTTCCCCCAGTTcctgtttataaaaaaaaaataccaaattttTTTGATCATATTGTGTTCAatttcttttgtgtattttgtatacagagtgtaacaaaaatggtggtgatccgtttaagggcgtactcagtatcgtattcttatcaggaaaaagtagaagaaaatttttttttcgctaaaaaaattttcatttttgtatgagccgggccgcgcgaatcggtcgaatctccaatacaaagataaaaaaaatttttgcgaaaataaatgtttatcctattttttcctgatgagaatacgatactgaatacgcccttaaaacggatcaccaccatttctgttacaccctgtagataaattgtaaatattttatttttgcagatTAAAAGATGAGGTGGAGAATGTGTCAGAGCTCATAAGCCAAGTATATCAGATTCTACAAAAACAAATAATGTATACGATACAGTATGACATATCTTTCTTGGACATCTTCAAAATCACACTGCTAAAAGCGGAGGTCAAAAGCAACGGTATTGTTAAAATGAAATCACCTGAAGTGGTGAATTCTGTTTTTAGTGTGTTGAATGAGATCATTTGCAATGAGACTCCGTTAGAGAGCTGATTTCATGTGTGGCATTCCATCACTAAAGGGTCCTAATGATTCTTGCAATACATTTATGTTTGAATTTCAGACGGAGGACCCTGCTGTAATGGAAAAACATATATGATGTGTTGATCATGTTGGTTAGTTATGTATGTGATTGCTCTCAACCGAAAATGTAAGCTAAAAGTCATAAgtcttaatttttgtatttttgtggtTGTACTTTGTCAGTAGAGTTGACATGTGCATAGATTTCCTGTGTGAATGTTTTTGTCCatacaattaattattaaacatacatacatacaatcacgcctgtatcccatgaaggggtaggcagagcacatgaaactactcaagtttcagggccactcttggcatataaggggttgaaagaaaacgaaactgtgacattgcagtgacaggttgccagcctctcgcctacgccacaatttaacccatatacccacagtcgccttctacgacacccacgggaagaaagggggtggtgaaattcttaacccgtcaccacacggggaattattaaatttattaataattattgagAGTGGGCATTAGTGGTTGTAAACAAACACTGAGTCTGAGTTCCTCCTTGTGTGTAAAACTGTACAAGGTCAATCCGAGGCAAGAGTAACATAAGTcccgattttatggcatgttccatttattcacgatgcaggTTCAAGTGAAaattatctctaaataagtgttactttcccgatatatgcatatgcatagatcctttcatttgcagctgtagttcaaataaacactcaatgaagtcgtgactcgtGTTACTTTGACGTGGATTCACCCACAAGTTGATTTACTTACCTGACTTGAATGGAATGAAGATATCTTTCATTGTACAACTGCCACctttattatatacatatatacaatcactAGAAATATACGCTATTCTATTGGATAATAATTAGATACACACCAAATATATCTTCATTCCATCTGTGTCAGCTCTCGTGAATCAAATTATTTGCCAGTGATCTATtctaaaatttcaattttataaccTATTCATTTCGTAGGCTTTTTATGACTAGTATGTATATCTAATCATGACTGAATGTAAATGTgtagaattaaaattaaacaataaatataccaacattgttttttaacatttactCTCATGAATTACACCTTACAAATGTGTTTTTGCATATTGTAACCTTACAAAATATTACATCATTACAATGTGCTAAACTTAAAATAACCTATTATGTAATCATGTCTTTCTTTCCTTGCAAGCAGTCCTCTCATTTGATTACATTTTTACCACTCAATGATTCTTAAGAAGATGTTaaaatttatcttattttatatcaaatttTTGATTAATGAAAACTGTGTATCAAATTTGGCAATAATTCAAAGCAAGGCATGTAAAAGATTATGTAAATTTAGTCACACCAGATTCTAAATCAATATACACATTACACATAGCTAACAAAAGATTATTTATCTATTGTACAAAATGCTTAATTACACATTGAAACACATGAATACATATTTCATTTAACTCCCCATTGAATAAATAGACCTGcccaaataaattttaaatatacagaATTAACTATGATTTTTACattcatataaaattaaaatttttgttatgtaaataaaatactatgtTTATTATCACAACAAATAGGATGaaattcgaataaaaaaacGGAAGGAAGGTCAGTGAAAGGACACGTTTTTGGTAAATAAATGCGATGTATGTAATgtgaaaaattaaaagtaaaatacacacaaaatacaTAGCTCCATCCCCTCATGAAGAGTCTAACATTTCACATATAAAATCACAACTAATAACATTCGTATATGTGGTCCATAATGATTCGTAGCTTGCCAAATTGGGGGATAGGGGTACGCAATACTGACTGAGAAATTAGAAATACAAACATAGCAAAAGTAGTGAACATTTTCAGAAAGAGTAAGTCTGGGATGAATACAGCTGGCGTTTACAGATCAACTCATAAAAGCTAGCACGAATGAGTTAAGGTGTCATCTTTAAGTGAAACTATCATCCCTTCTATTCGTAGCAGGTTTAAAATCAATCTGTTTATCAACATTAGTGTTTACCAAGAgcccatttctcgaacgatatttgactaatattattagtccaCGAACTGTCATATGGGTTGCAAGGGCAACACACATGTTAttattagggccacttgcaccacccgcttaactcaagtttagtgggctgtcaaattccataattataaaatggtgggttaaaccTCCGTTTTCGGTGGTGCGACCCTaaaggccagttgcatcaaccgcatttgacagacacatcatcgtcacgcggcAGATGtgtatggaacttcccatacaataaaatttaacgaacgctttaacggtgacggacggtttgatgcaaccggcccttagactAGGatctttcgagaaatgggccccaaaTACCAAGGCCAGGCACTTCGCTTACCCGTGTTGTCATTACTTTTTTCTAAGAATGCTCTACAAATAGTCATAGAGTACACACTTGTCTCGTACTGTAAGTCTTACAATTACTAAGTATTAATTAAGGCCAGTCGCTTTCCGGTCGCCATAGTGGGTTTATTTATCTAGGAAAAATGacttacagcttggcaaaaagagtataaatagagcaaatttttttatcatagcaacacttttcTCTTAAAAAAGTGACTCAaaagttgccacatgcaaaacgattTACGTAGagggtggcgcccctattattttcttttctttttgccATGCTGTGGGTCCACTATGAGACCAGACAGGAGAGACGAGCTAATTTGAGACtttaattttacaattatttctaTAAATCGAGTCAACCTTTGTATCGCCAGGTAGTTATAACAATTTTCGGAACCCGTAACGCTAACGAAGTGATTATAGTCGAATAGTTTTGTAAAGCCTACAGTCGGTGTTCCATACAAGTCTAGGAGTTTGTAATTGTGTTTTGGAAGCACCTCTTTTTTTGCAGTTAGAAAAAGTCCTAAGTCAAAAATATGTAACATGCGTTCACAATTGGACTAATATTATCTTTTACTATAAGAGATACGTATAAAAAAGATCATCTTTCCACTGAACTAGTATGGAAAGCAGACTTTAGCCCTAACAAATACGATAATAGTTAAGTTAGCACCCCGAGATTTACAAACCATGTGAATGTTAAGTCATTATCATTCCTTTCACACACTGTATTATGTACTATAAGTATTAGAAGTGCCCGAGTGGCATGCTACAATTTTAAAGTGTCCGGATGCAAGCGAGTTTGCAGCGCTGAAATAAATCTGATACATGATCTGTCCTGCAGTAAATTTCGTACCAATGTTCGTTGCACACAGCTGCGCCATTCCTGTGAACaacatatataattaaataacacaaagaaaatacaaaaGTATTCAACTTTTCTGGCAAAATTAGAAAACTTATGATTTTGTACAGAATGTTATAATTTGTACATGGAACACTGATTGAGGAATTTTGTTACAGCATACAGCAAACAAAATTTAGCCTTAAAATTATAGTGTTTTCGCTTTTCCTTATAGTTCTTGAGGGAAAATCAATATGAAATCCGCTTAAATTTCTCACGATCAGACACCGACACTCTTATAAGCGGTCCGTCGGGACTGAGCTGTTGCTgtcgtgttgccaacagtaaatagcgataactactaactatagattgtgtaaatgttagttttataaaacaaaaaataaagttattaattaatttt
This genomic stretch from Leguminivora glycinivorella isolate SPB_JAAS2020 chromosome Z, LegGlyc_1.1, whole genome shotgun sequence harbors:
- the LOC125241195 gene encoding uncharacterized protein LOC125241195 isoform X1, with translation MSMLQSNVEPSWQWGTNAEYINDPLAVIYHEGQWTLSKVSPLNNLQYNRVKLKQYASKIRLALVSSVSAKSSVNYAVQFDQQSLLKYCEDDADALKINIETTTNSGKTKMAYTGILMSWGVSSGPEGTIHLPYMLERGERKIAEVVKICLQKIFDCNIKPLSFTQSQLLMFGFSFVECASARGTDPFVLSYTTPGAVDIKDKLDLRFEVGDVHYMWNALKDEVENVSELISQVYQILQKQIMYTIQYDISFLDIFKITLLKAEVKSNGIVKMKSPEVVNSVFSVLNEIICNETPLES
- the LOC125241195 gene encoding uncharacterized protein LOC125241195 isoform X2, encoding MSMLQSNVEPSWQWGTNAEYINDPLAVIYHEGQWTLSKVSPLNNLQYNRVKLKQYASKIRLALVSSVSAKSSVNYAVQFDQQSLLKYCEDDADALKINIETTTNSGKTKMAYTGILMSWGVSSGPEGTIHLPYMLERGERKIAEVVKICLQKIFDCNIKPLSFTQSQLLMFGFSFVECASARGTDPFVLSYTTPGAVDIKDKLDLRFEVGDVHYMWNALKDEVENVSELISQVYQILQKQIMYTIQYDISFLDIFKITLLKAEVKSNDGGPCCNGKTYMMC